cagtgattaggtgctgaaactgagcagtgattaggtgctgaaactgagcagtgattaggtgctgaaagtaggcagtgattaggtgctgaaactgagcagtgattaggtgctgaaactgagcagtgattaggtgctgaaactgagcagtgattatgtgctgaaactgagcagtgattaggtgctgaaactgagcagtgagtaggtgctgaaactgagcagtgattaggtgctgaaactgagcagtgattaggtgctgaatctgagcagtgattaggtgctgaaacagagcagtgattaggtgctgaaactgagcagtgattaggtgctgaaactgagcagtgattaggtgctgaatctgagcagtgattaggtgctgaaagtaggcagtgattaggtgctgaaagtaggcagtgattaggtgctgaaagcagtgattaggtgctgaaagtaggcagtgattaggtgctgaaactaagcagtgattaggtgctgaaagtaggcagtgattaggtgctgaaagcagtgattaggtgctaaaagcagtgattaggtgctgaaagtaggcagtgattaggtgctgaaagtaggcagtgattaggtgctgaaagtaggcagtgattaggtgctgaaactaagcagtgattaggtgctgaaactaagcagtgattaggtgctgaaactgagcagtgattaggtgctgaaactgagcagtgattaggtgctgaaagtaggcagtgattaggtgctgaaactgagcagtgattaggtgctgaaactgagcagtgattaggtgctgaaactgagcagtgattatgtgctgaaactgagcagtgattaggtgctgaaactgagcagtgattaggtgctgaaactgagcagtgattaggtgctgaatctgagcagtgattaggtgctgaaagtaggcagtgattaggtgctgaaactgagcagtgattaggtgctgaaacagagcagtgattaggtgctgaaacagagcagtgattaggtgatgaaagtaggcagtgattaggtgctgaaactgagcagtgattaggtgctgaaactgagcagtgattaggtgctgaaactgagcagtgattaggtgctgaaactgagcagtgattaggtgctgaaagtaggcagtgattaggtgctgaaactgagcagtgattaggtgctgaaacagagcagtgattaggtgctgaatctgagcagtgattaggtgctgaaactgagcagtgattaggtgctgaaagtaggcagtgattaggtgctgaaagtaggcagtgattaggtgctgaaactgagcagtgattatgtgctgaaactgagcagtgattaggtgctgagactgagcagtgattaggtgctgaaactgagcagtgattatgTGCTGAAACAGAGCAGTGATTatgtgctgaaactgagcagtgattaggtgctgaaactgagcagtgagtaggtgctgaaactgagcagtgattaggtgctgaaactgggcagtgattaggtgctgaaaaataaatataaaacaagaaaggaagctacctacGGCCAGACGAAGCTTTTAttcccttgtagataaaagaatgctcactcggtgcagttccggggattccagattcagcgtttctatttatttaaattttgtttttaagtagtcaagaatcaaaacgcctacttcctacacgacggacagacagacagacgaacagacggacagacggacatggctagatagactcggctattggtgctgatcaagaatatatatactttatgtggtcggaaacgtctccttcactgcgttgcaaacatctgagtgaaattataataccctctacatgGGTACaactagaaaaaatgcccttaaaattagaaattattttctgaaaaatagaaagtcaaacgaaaataataatactgtAGTActacacattttttaaaccCTTGCTTACAATATACATCGTATTTTCCCCATCCCCAGTCTGGCATTGCGCTATCCTATCTGATCTGGGCCTGCTCCAGCAACTTTGCCCTGTTCGTTTTGGCCCGCTTTGTGGGAGGCATCAGCAAGGGCAATATTTCGCTATGCATGTCTGTGATCACGGATGTCTCCAGCGTCAAGACccgggggcgtggcatggccctggtgggcgtggccttcTCACTGGGCTTCATTGTAGGACCCATGATTGGAGCTTTATTCGCCATATTCTCGGATAAAAGTGGAGGCGCCTGGTTTGTGCTGCCCTCTCTGTTGGCTTTTGGCCTGGCAATCGGAGATCTTTTGGTTCTGGCTTGCTGCCTGCGAGAGACTTTGCCGAAGGTGGGTTtgcttaatattataatataatattaatattaattgttgGACTCTTTTACAGGAGAAACGTGTTAAGGAGATCTCATCTGCCCTGTCATATGGCCTGCAATTGCTCAACTTCTCGGCCATATTCAGGTAAATCATTGTTTTAATTAGCATGTCGCGAAAACCAGTCGTGTGATCAAATTGAAATCGTCATTCGCTGGGAACTGCAAGCAACCCGGACTTGACTTGTCTGACTTGTCTGACTGGTTTGATGGACATTATTATCGTGCacgttttatttgattgtcTTATCAGTTGGGAAACGCTGGTAATGCTTCTGATTAAAAGTAGTTACAGGGAAGGGTGGTTTCCAGTTAGCTTGAATATTATCTACGATTATGCCCGAAGTGTCCAATCTAATTTCGACCTAATTCTTGTATTGCCAGATTTGCTGCCAtcaaaaatgtttccaagaaAGATATTGAGGCCTTGCGATCGATTGGATTGATATACTTTCTGTACCTCTTCCTGTATTCCGGCTTGGAGTTCACCGTCACCTTTTTGATGTACCACAAATTTGGCTATACTTCGATGGATCAGGCAAAGATGTTTTTAACAACAGGTATGGAAActataatgattttttaaaattttaattaaaatgctgtGATATTTTGCAGGTGTTATTATGACTTTGCTGCAGGGATCGGTTGTTCGCCGTTTGCCCGAGGCCAAGATCAAGGGCTATGCCATCTTCAGTCTCTATCTGATTGTACCCGCCTTCGTATTAGTCGGCCTGGCGGAGGGCAGTAGAATGCTCTACGCCGGCATGACCCTCTTCGCAATCTCCACCGCCTTCGCTGTCACCTGTCTAACGACTCTGGTATCCAAGTATGGAAACGATGACCAAAAGGGTTCAGTATTGGGCATATTCCGCTCCCTGGGAGCTCTGGCTCGTGCTTTGGGTCCTGTAGTAGGCTGCATTGgtaagtaaaaataataatcctatacagaaaaaaaaccaatatgaaatagggttatttctaccttatttcatatcaataaaaagccgattTGATTTAtgccaaatttaagattcaatcatatcaacatgatattttatcatatcataaaataccaaaatgttgtatttttgagcaaataatataaaaaacatatcaaaatgatatgaataacttgatctttaaaaagtatcgaattgaccattaccatttttataacatttacaAATCTTACAAATTCTTATAGCTTTCTGGTGCGTGGGCTCGAAGATCACCTATATAGCCGGCGGACTCCTGCTCATTTATCCAGCCATGGCCTTGCAACGCGCTCGCATTTAAGTGCAATAAGAACAAAGTTTATTAATCACTCTAGAGATCAACGCAAGTATTAGCTGCACATTATacttaatttattgtttttatacaacaagtattttatattaaaatagcCACTTTATACTTtgttttgtaagttaataattttttactcgGAACTGGGAACTGAAAGCTTTTGGT
This portion of the Drosophila takahashii strain IR98-3 E-12201 chromosome 3R, DtakHiC1v2, whole genome shotgun sequence genome encodes:
- the rtet gene encoding major facilitator superfamily domain-containing protein 10 gives rise to the protein MAALRSRPNGTLEVEKEAQVTSHNNNKPEKELTKNGKTEKSDPMIYIIFVSLLFDLLAFTIILPLLPSLLEYYRLNDSSGLYAVLTDRVRWFQQLLGAPERYISVLFGGFLGSMFSFLQFVASPIVGGLSDYYGRKPVLLVCASGIALSYLIWACSSNFALFVLARFVGGISKGNISLCMSVITDVSSVKTRGRGMALVGVAFSLGFIVGPMIGALFAIFSDKSGGAWFVLPSLLAFGLAIGDLLVLACCLRETLPKEKRVKEISSALSYGLQLLNFSAIFRFAAIKNVSKKDIEALRSIGLIYFLYLFLYSGLEFTVTFLMYHKFGYTSMDQAKMFLTTGVIMTLLQGSVVRRLPEAKIKGYAIFSLYLIVPAFVLVGLAEGSRMLYAGMTLFAISTAFAVTCLTTLVSKYGNDDQKGSVLGIFRSLGALARALGPVVGCIAFWCVGSKITYIAGGLLLIYPAMALQRARI